The DNA segment CAGCCGCCATCCTTCATCGCCTGGCCCCAGCGCCGGCAGCCTGGCCACGAGGGTCTTCACGGCCGCCTCCCTGTCGAACGGCAGATGGGCGACGATCGGCTGGCCGGCCAGATGCGCCTCGTGCCCGGCCGGCATGGGCTTGCCCACGGCCCCTTGGCTCTGGACAGCGAACGGTGCCGTCGTGTGAGCCAGCCGCCCGCTCTTCACTGGCGCGCTCACCCACTGCCATTGGGTCGCCGCGTCCTCCGGGGCGGCTTCGCCATCGAAGCCCCAGTAGCCTCCCACCGCTGCGGCCAACTGCGGAGCCAACGTGCCGGGCTCCCGGAAGCGGGCTCGAATCTCTTCCTCAGACAGGGCGCGGCTGAACACCCGCACTTCGTCCATCGTGCCCGCGAAGTAGTGCGGGCCGTTGGCCCATCGGCCCAGGTAGAGCGCCCCTCGGCCCGGCTGACGCGGCTTGTTGACTTCCGCCTGCGCCACCGGCTGCGCGTCGCGGTAGAGCCTCAGCCTGGCGCCGTCGTAGGTCATCGCCAGGTGGTGCCATTGCCGCAGCTTGAGGGCGCCCTCCTCGCTCCAGGCCTCGAACCGGTTCTCCTTCTCGCCCCCGATATTCAGGTCGGCCACCACCTTGTCTCGATAGATCACAAGCCCGTAATACCCGTCGAGCCATGCGTGGCCGTTCTTGTTCACGACCCACTGCTTCGTGTCAGCCCCAGGGGCGAAGGTGTCGAGGCACACCCATGCCTCCACGGTGAACTCCGGGGGGTCCAGCTCCGGCGCGTGCGGCACCACAACGCAACCGCTCCGGCCGTCGCAGCGCATGCCCAGGCCCACCCGCCCCGCGGCGGGGGCCGTGCCTTCCTGGTGGCCCTCCACCCAGCACTGCCAGCCGCGGCGGCTCTGCTCGCGGCGACCGGCGGCGAGTTCGTCTTCGATCACCACCGTCTCCCGGCCCTTCGCCACGATCGCGGTGCGGTCCCACACCGCCCGCCCGCCCACGGTCATGAAGGCCACGCCTGCGATCGGGCGCGTGAGCAGTTGGGTCCACGCCAAGGGCAGGCGCAACTCGTGCCATTGGCCTGGCGGGGGCAGCGGCCCCATCGCCCGGCCGCGAAGCGCGGGGCGCCCCCACACCCCACGGAAGGCCCACCCCCGCCCGTCGTGCAGCCCCAGAGCCACCGCCGCAGGCGGGTCCTGCGGGTCCACCCACACCCATTGCGACAACGTGGGCCTGTCCAGCGGCGGCGAGAGGTGAGAGACGACGGGCTCGTCGAACTCCAGGATGGCGTGCGACTTCACCTCGTAGTGGTTTGCAGGCGGCGGCTGCGAGTGGGCCCGCGCCCCGGAGCGGCGCGGCTCGGCCACCCATTCCCAGTCGCCGCGGGCGAGCCCTCGCGGCGCCTCGTCGTCCATCAGCATGGTCTCGCGGCCCCCTGCGACGATCGCCGTGCGGTCCCATACGATGCGAGGGGGGCCCTGCTGGCAGAAGTTGATCCCGCAGATGGGCTTGTCGTGCAGGTCTACGCCCAGGAGCGGCACCCGCAACTCGTGCCAGGCGTTCTCCGGTATCGAGTCCAGGGAGCCCATCTCGCAGGGCGGGACGATCCAGTTCGCGATCGGCTTGCCCCAGTAGGCGCGATGGCCCCACGGGTCCATCCCCAGGCCGCTGTTGAACTCGAGCAGCGCGGAGCGAAGGTTTCGGCCGCCGCCTATGTGCACCCACTGCGAGAGGCAGGCGTCGGCCTGCCAGGCCAGGCGTTCGCGCACCGCGGCCGGCACGCCCAGGCGCGCCGCGCGGTCGAACAGGGCCGCGCGCGGCGTCAGGTCCCGCCGGAGCAGCTCCAGCAGCAGCGCCTCGGCCGCGTCGCTCTCGGGGTGCTGGCGGATGAACGCCCAGTAACGCTCCGCCAGGTCCGCGCTCGAGGCGGCGCGGGTGGCGGCGTGTTTCCTGAAGAGGTCGCGAGCCATCGGCAGGTCCGGAAGCTCGGCGACGATGGCCGATACGGCTTCGCCCTGCTCCGTGGTGTACGCGTCGAGATACACGCGGGCTGGGTTGGCATCGCCTGAGGCATCGCCCGCGCCCCACGCGAAAGCTACGGCGGGGCCGCCCGAGGCGGGCCGGTCATCCCAGGCCGTCGCCTGGAGTGCGATCTGCCGCCAGTCTTCGGCGGGCCGGAACACGCCCTTCCACGGCAGCAGGAGCTCACAGGAGTAATGCCCTGTGGCCGGTTCGTGCGCGACCAGCGCCCGCGTGCCCGCTGGCGTCGGAGCGTCGCCGAGGCCCAGCAGACGCGTTCTCCCTGCGGCGTCGAGCCCGATGGACCAACGGTACACGCCCTGATTAGTCCGCAGGGCCAGCTCGATCCAATCGCCCGACGATGCCTCCGGCGGCCCGCTCCAGGGGGCGGCCTGAGCGTCCCGATAACGGGCGACGATGTAGAGGAACCTCTCGTCGTGGGCCACGTGCATCGAGCCGCGTCGGTCGTGGGGATCGGTCAAGGCCACCAGGTCCCGCGCATCCGGAGGCAGGCTCGCGCGGCCCGCAAGCGCCCCCGGTGGCAGCCGGTAAGCAACGCGCACCGGCGCTGGCTCCGGCTCAGGCCCGGCCCTCGCGGTGAAACAATGCACCGCATCGGCATCGCAGATCAGCAGCGCGCCCTGCCCCCAAGCCGCCTGGGCAGCCTTGCCCTCCACGCCCGGCAACAGTTGGGTCGCCCGATGAGCGCCGGTCGCACGGTCGAACGCATCCACACGCGTCGCCGCGCCACGCGGAGAACGCGGCGCCGGCGACAGAACGAACACCCTGTCGGCCGCAGCGTGGTAGCCCACGATCTCGCCGGCCGTGCCCTCTGCCAGCTTGGGCAACCGATAGGTCACCGTCTGGCCGTCGGGCAGGCGCACGGCATCCACCACCCCCGCGTCGGGGATCTCGAAGAGCGTATCCCCCGCCAGCTCGCCCCAGACCTTCCTGCGGACCACGCCCCCGGCCTCCCCGCGGCTGACGAGCCAGTGCTTGTGCGGCTCGGCATCGTAGGACCTGTCCCAGTAGAGGTGGACCCAGGAGCGACCCACTTCGAAGCGCTGAATCCGACGCGGGTCGAGCGAACCCAGATTGACCGGCATGCGACGCGCCGAGCCCTCGGCCAGCAACACCTCCGACAGGCACTTGTCTTGCCCAACCAGGTACGCCCGCCCATCTCCACAGGCAAGCACGACGGGCCACGGCCCGCCGTCGGGGGGAAACGGCTTGACATCGGCAACCCAGCCGTCGGCGACGCGGAGGAGCAGGTCCGACGGCCCCTCTCGCCTGCCCGTGAACCGGCTCGTGAGCAGATGCAGCCACTGGCCATCCCACGCCACCGCGTCCGTGGCGAAGCTGGGCCGGCCAAACAGATCATTGAAGCTGCGCTGCCAGGCGATCTGCCCGGAATCGAGGCGCAGCATGGCCGCCTCGCGCCCCTGCTTCGGACGCGCCACAAGCAGGAAGCCCCCGCAGACGAGCCGCTCGCGAATGTCGAAGTCCGTCTCCGCCGTCCAGCGGCACTCGCCGCTCAGAGCATCCAGGGCCATCACCGAGCGGGGATAGAACAGCAGCATTGC comes from the Planctomycetota bacterium genome and includes:
- a CDS encoding PQQ-binding-like beta-propeller repeat protein, translated to MSKCRTAMALALWAAASARAADEAMPPRPIDRVGVQAGDTPIEWRATWQDTYDANKKRWTEELHQAVKDKRLRDQTLSLRLIELLEALLRRFPADAEHRLVAWGEIADRLADAGCRSRANAALKSLIDSCPGAPDVAVAALQKILQATLSQRRELEDGEDWAQYAIRRLLALQRAGRLLDQHPAVELAWRAELELARDAGRLWDAARALGRIEKIAGPTAWSRDQRVELLLAAGRRDEAVAVLEEMASDGPSGRADGLLRELARERVAPPLEFPRRWALEARWEALRAAGADLRPDALHALIGEAARSDTTVAQTAGGQAALWTALDRWLLALAPPALAAVRQHQEEAGRRPTAALEDTGRRAWGGTSEAQAAQAAFALWRAYPWASGTQEAMMAFAERALRRGHAGLAFRCFSDVRAHAEALPLRTRAQAGEALAQRQEADRAAARPELRLADLQERGIVAPPVAPWAVETAGPSRRTPQAAALEAQPRLVVRGDMLLAGGPKGLVAYGRDTSAPLWWRTPAGPPSAAGRERPAHDALVVPGPFEPATDERSVFTRWGLDASGQFMTGVAALDLATGEVLWRTEGAPWSDGLVPVTDPALADGRLYVLAVRGAGAPVVPVWLVCLDARDGALLWQRFLTSCPLGLPRAPGAPDLAAEQVDLARYGNAPLVHLGAVYCLTNLGFVARCDARDGMLEWVRTYPRARLGRNLPGVLRRRGGLAWAGGAVVFAPRDCSGLFALDSATGRRLWEAPFAPSGELLGASGAAVVARDGGWLTGLAVASGEVLWERHFPEGIEGSPKLFGADVVLRSANRLWRVAAETGQTLERAEWPCAEPVRDFAVRGRQLLALTDRLTPPPPGSSRAAPRKLDLPLERAWSLLRPAAAVWRAPGEAGLGDRACILSRGVLECLALSAAPTILWRRRVDDGVRDVAWVTLPAPPGTTPTKAMLLFYPRSVMALDALSGECRWTAETDFDIRERLVCGGFLLVARPKQGREAAMLRLDSGQIAWQRSFNDLFGRPSFATDAVAWDGQWLHLLTSRFTGRREGPSDLLLRVADGWVADVKPFPPDGGPWPVVLACGDGRAYLVGQDKCLSEVLLAEGSARRMPVNLGSLDPRRIQRFEVGRSWVHLYWDRSYDAEPHKHWLVSRGEAGGVVRRKVWGELAGDTLFEIPDAGVVDAVRLPDGQTVTYRLPKLAEGTAGEIVGYHAAADRVFVLSPAPRSPRGAATRVDAFDRATGAHRATQLLPGVEGKAAQAAWGQGALLICDADAVHCFTARAGPEPEPAPVRVAYRLPPGALAGRASLPPDARDLVALTDPHDRRGSMHVAHDERFLYIVARYRDAQAAPWSGPPEASSGDWIELALRTNQGVYRWSIGLDAAGRTRLLGLGDAPTPAGTRALVAHEPATGHYSCELLLPWKGVFRPAEDWRQIALQATAWDDRPASGGPAVAFAWGAGDASGDANPARVYLDAYTTEQGEAVSAIVAELPDLPMARDLFRKHAATRAASSADLAERYWAFIRQHPESDAAEALLLELLRRDLTPRAALFDRAARLGVPAAVRERLAWQADACLSQWVHIGGGRNLRSALLEFNSGLGMDPWGHRAYWGKPIANWIVPPCEMGSLDSIPENAWHELRVPLLGVDLHDKPICGINFCQQGPPRIVWDRTAIVAGGRETMLMDDEAPRGLARGDWEWVAEPRRSGARAHSQPPPANHYEVKSHAILEFDEPVVSHLSPPLDRPTLSQWVWVDPQDPPAAVALGLHDGRGWAFRGVWGRPALRGRAMGPLPPPGQWHELRLPLAWTQLLTRPIAGVAFMTVGGRAVWDRTAIVAKGRETVVIEDELAAGRREQSRRGWQCWVEGHQEGTAPAAGRVGLGMRCDGRSGCVVVPHAPELDPPEFTVEAWVCLDTFAPGADTKQWVVNKNGHAWLDGYYGLVIYRDKVVADLNIGGEKENRFEAWSEEGALKLRQWHHLAMTYDGARLRLYRDAQPVAQAEVNKPRQPGRGALYLGRWANGPHYFAGTMDEVRVFSRALSEEEIRARFREPGTLAPQLAAAVGGYWGFDGEAAPEDAATQWQWVSAPVKSGRLAHTTAPFAVQSQGAVGKPMPAGHEAHLAGQPIVAHLPFDREAAVKTLVARLPALGPGDEGWRLFRDLLELEQANPRRCVERILWCLQTFPAHPRTIDLLGGLLEACTEAGEPDPPARVLELTQGFDLPVATLYQFHRVHVRTPREFVRNWQILGPFRGEGEEWGLDVPLPPEVDGVRLDRAYTGLAGELHWRRVAAEGSYVNLKALLGPAEHAVAYATAWAYSDRERTAVVAVGSDDRCKLWVNGRLALTGRNATYALPGEFIAPVALARGWNELLVKVTQGVGEWGFYFELLDERARGAPAGGRVAAEQPKAP